Genomic DNA from Phaeobacter porticola:
CGAGCAGCAAAAGACAAGGCCGCAACATGTGATGCTGCGGCCCTGATGTCGGGGGATTGGGCGCGCTAAGGCGTCAGTTCAGCGGGCGGATTTTCAGCTCGGTCACCCGGTTGCCTTCGCGGGCGGTGACCTCAAGGCGGAAATTGTGGAAGGAGAACACCTGACCCACGATCGGGATCATCTGTGCCTCGTGGATGACCAGCCCGGCGATGGTATTGGCCTCTTCGTCGGGCAGGTTCCAATCGGTTGCGCGGTTGAGATCGCGGATCGTGGTGGAGCCTTCGACCAGATAATTGCCGTCGCTGGTCTTGCTGATGACGGTGTCTTCGTCCGGGTCGAATTCATCGGTGATCTCGCCGACGATTTCCTCAAGGATGTCTTCGAGCGTGATCAGCCCCTGAAGGGTGCCATATTCATCAACCACGAGCGCAAAATGGGTGCGGGCGCGCAGGAACTGGCGCATCTGTTCGTCCAGCGTCGTGGTTTCGGGGATGAAATACGGCGGCTTGGTCACGCTGGTGATGTTAAAGTTGCGCAAAGAGGCGGCATCGCCATCAGGGCCACCGATCTGGGCGTACATTTCCCGCAGCAGATCCTTGGCATGCAACACGCCGATGATGTTTTCCGGTTCGTCCTTGAACACCGGCAGGCGGGTGTGCGGCGAGGTCAGGCATTGTTCGAGGATCTTCTGCGGTTCAAGGCTGGCGTCGATCATCTCGATATTAGAGCGGTGCAGCATGATTTCTTCGACAAAGCGGTCCGAGAGGTCGAGCGCGCCGAGAATCCGGTCGCGATCTTCCTTTTCTACAACGCCTTCGGAATGGCCAAGATGCAAGGCACCGGCGATTTCTTCGCGTACCGCCATAATGTGACTGTCAGGATCAATGCGCACGCCGAACAATCCAAGTACGCCGCGCACGAAGAGCCGCACCGCGCCAACCACGGGGGCCAGCAGCGTGACCAATATGCCAATTGGGGGGGCGACGGCGGAGGCGGCTTTTTCAGGGTTCGAAATGGCGTAGGTCTTGGGCAGGACTTCGGCGAAGATCAGCACCAGCAGGGTCATGACGAGGGTCGCCAGCGCGACACCGCTTTCGCCCAATGCGCGGGTGAACAGCGCGGTCGCCAGCGATGTTGCGAGGATGTTTACCAGGTTGTTGCCCAGCAGGATTGAGCCGATCAGCCGTTCGCTGTCTTCGGTGATCGCAAGCGCGCGTTTGGCCCCGTTGGAGCCCTTGTCGGCCTGCGAACGCAGCTTGCCCCTCGAGGAGGCCGTCAAGGCGGTTTCAGAGCCAGAGAAGAATCCTGACAGAACCAATAAGAAGACAATTGCACCGGCGGTGGTCCAAAAGGTGGAGTCGGCAAAGGTCGAGGTGCTGTCCATCATATTCCCGAAAAGAGTAGTGAGATCACCATGGTTATGGGGTGCCAGCCGCGCTGTCGCAAGGGGGCGGGATGGCATGTCGCAGCCTGAGATGCTGTATTTATCTTTAGTCGTCGGATTCTGTGTCGTCCGGGTGCAGGGGGGCTGCGTGATCTGGCGGGCTCCCGGCGGGGCGGGCAAGCGGGTGATGTTCCAGCACCAGCTCGCTCAACCGGGCATCCAGTACATGGGTGTAGATTTCGGTTGTGGCGATGTCGGCATGGCCCAGCAGCGCCTGAATGGCCCGCAGATCGGCCCCATTGGTCAGAAGATGCGTGGCAAAGGCGTGGCGCAGGGTGTGGGGAGAGACAGCCTCGGGCGCGATGCCGCCGGTGACCGCAAATTCCTTGATCAGCAGATAAAACCGATGCCGGGTCAGATGGCCGGATTTCCCGCGTGAGGGGAACAGGAAACGCGATG
This window encodes:
- a CDS encoding HlyC/CorC family transporter, which produces MDSTSTFADSTFWTTAGAIVFLLVLSGFFSGSETALTASSRGKLRSQADKGSNGAKRALAITEDSERLIGSILLGNNLVNILATSLATALFTRALGESGVALATLVMTLLVLIFAEVLPKTYAISNPEKAASAVAPPIGILVTLLAPVVGAVRLFVRGVLGLFGVRIDPDSHIMAVREEIAGALHLGHSEGVVEKEDRDRILGALDLSDRFVEEIMLHRSNIEMIDASLEPQKILEQCLTSPHTRLPVFKDEPENIIGVLHAKDLLREMYAQIGGPDGDAASLRNFNITSVTKPPYFIPETTTLDEQMRQFLRARTHFALVVDEYGTLQGLITLEDILEEIVGEITDEFDPDEDTVISKTSDGNYLVEGSTTIRDLNRATDWNLPDEEANTIAGLVIHEAQMIPIVGQVFSFHNFRLEVTAREGNRVTELKIRPLN